One Phalacrocorax aristotelis chromosome 10, bGulAri2.1, whole genome shotgun sequence genomic region harbors:
- the LOC142062741 gene encoding cytosolic phospholipase A2 epsilon-like — protein MGLFYSKNQTEPSPCNLLTVKVIRMKNARKADLLTQSDCYVSLSLPTASVQHFRTKTVQNSKNPTWNETFHFMIQSQVKNILEMKVCDEDNITQDDHLLTVFFDVSKIQLGENIQLCFQLNPQGKEELEVEFTMESSPDPPENIVTNGVLVSREVSCLDVQVNGGRLRKDSTERKFALTVDGSYEGTQTHTLSSCLCPTSPARFHYIKYNQSALTVALPRRRRLSRSISSQNERDVNESVTLALNMLPIQEKITIAEDRTIDLYTKANEWTQGLFFRPRNLDARLGFDLCTEEQDFLQKRRKVVAAALKDVLHLEEDLQEHEVPIVAVTTAGCGIRALTAMYGSILGLQKLRVLDCVSYISGSSGTTWTMTKLYEDADWSRKDLGEIIIEARKQAAKCKMGAFCLRSLRNYYRELSQRTQAGHKTSFIDLWGLMIESMLNDGKCHHRLSDQRWAVNQGQNPLPIYLALNVKDKVATKDFREWVEFTPYEVGFLKYGAFIRAEDFGSEFFMGRLMKKLPESRICFMQGMWSSIFSKNLLDAWHAADNSEDFWRRWTQDKVTEIEEQPDLPEKPYEMATCMFTPTSGLSTALRDILTDRPAVSKYHNFLRGFQMHNEYIQHEHFAKWKDTFLDTSPNDLRGNSEHLELVDAAFFFETSCPPLMRPERKVDVIIHLNYTGGSQSLPLEQACRYFSEQGIPFPSIGLKDDEKNLKECYMFDGADTPGAPLLLYFPLVNDTFQRYVAPGMSRSAAEMELGKVDISSFWSPYSTREVSLKAEDFNKLLKLTNYNVMNNENMILQALRMAVARKKQALSQPVSHTQSSA, from the exons ATGGGGCTGTTCTACAGTAAAAACCag ACAGAACCCTCTCCATGCAACTTGCTCACTGTAAAAGTCATACGGATGAAAAATGCCAGGAAAGCAGACTTGT TGACCCAGTCGGACTGCTACGTGAGCCTAAGCCTGCCAACAGCTTCAGTGCAGCATTTCCGCACCAAAACAGTCCAGAACAGCAAGAACCCAACATGGAACGAAACCTTCCACTTCATGATTCAGAGCCAGGTTAAG aataTTCTGGAGATGAAAGTTTGTGATGAGGACAACATAACTCAGGATGATCATCTCCTCACTGTATTCTTTGATGTCTCCAAAATCCAGCTTGGAGAAAACATTCAGCTGTGTTTCCAGCTGAATCCACAG GGAAAAGAGGAGCTGGAGGTTGAATTCACAATGGAGAGCAG TCCGGATCCTCCTGAAAACATTGTTACTAATGGAGTTTTAGtg TCCCGTGAGGTTTCGTGTTTGGATGTGCAGGTGAACGGTGGGAGGCTGAGGAAGGACAGTACGG AGAGGAAGTTTGCATTAACTGTGGATGGATCGTACGAAGGAACCCAGACCCACACACTgagctcctgcctctgcccgaCCTCCCCGGCCAGGTTCCACTACATCAAGTATAACCAGTCAGCTCTCACCGTGGCTCTACCGCGGCGGAGGCGGCTCAGCAGG tctatatCAAGTCAAAATGAAAGGGATGTGAATGAGTCTGTGACTCTAGCTCTGAACATGCTTCCTATACAAGAGAAAATAACAATAGCGGAG GACAGGACAATTGACTTGTACACAAAGGCAAATGAATG GACTCAGGGTCTGTTTTTCAGGCCAAGAAACCTAGATGCCCGCCTGGGGTTTGACCTGTGCACTGAAGAACAGGATTTCCTGCAAAAACGGAGGAAGGTGGTTGCTGCTGCGCTGAAGGATGTTCTTCACCTGGAGGAAGATCTGCAAGAACACGAG GTGCCTATAGTGGCTGTGACCACAGCAGGATGTGGGATAAGAGCGCTCACCGCCATGTATGGCAGCATTTTGGGTCTTCAAAAGTTGCGTGTTCTGGACTGCGTTTCATACATCAGTGGCTCGTCTGGCACAACGTG GACCATGACAAAACTGTATGAAGATGCTGACTGGTCACGTAAGGATCTTGGAGAAATAATTATCGAAGCTCGGAAGCAAGCAGCCAAGTGCAAGATGGGGGCTTTTTGCTTGAGAAGTCTGAGGAATTATTACAGAGAGCTGAGCCAGAGGACCCAAGCAGGACATAAGACATCTTTTATTGATCTGTGGGGGCTCATGATTGAATCCATGTTAAATGACGGG AAATGCCACCACAGACTTTCTGATCAACGTTGGGCAGTGAATCAGGGTCAGAACCCGCTGCCCATCTACCTTGCCCTCAACGTCAAGGACAAAGTTGCCACCAAAGATTTTAGAG AGTGGGTGGAGTTCACGCCGTATGAGGTGGGCTTCCTGAAGTACGGCGCCTTCATTCGCGCTGAGGATTTTGGCAGCGAGTTCTTCATGGGTCGCCTGATGAAGAAGCTCCCTGAGTCCCGCATCTGCTTCATGCAAG GAATGTGGAGTAGTATCTTCTCCAAAAACCTTTTGGATGCCTGGCATGCAGCTGACAATTCAGAGGACTTCTGGCGCAGGTGGACCCAAGACAAAGTGACTGAAATAG AGGAACAACCAGACTTACCTGAGAAGCCGTACGAGATGGCTACATGCATGTTCACTCCCACGAGCGGCCTCTCCACGGCTCTCCGGGATATCCTGACGGACCGCCCTGCTGTCTCCAAGTACCACAACTTCCTGAGGGGTTTCCAGATGCACAATGAGTACATCCAGCATGAGCACTTTGCAAAATGGAAAG acACTTTCCTAGACACCTCTCCTAATGACCTGAGAGGCAACTCGGAGCACCTGGAGTTGGTGGATGCAGCTTTCTTCTTTGAAACCAGCTGCCCACCGCTTATGAGACCAGAGAGGAAAGTGGACGTCATCATACATTTAAATTACACCGGTGGATCACAGTCCTTG CCCCTGGAGCAGGCTTGCAGATACTTCTCAGAGCAGGGAATTCCATTTCCCAGCATCGGGCTGAAGGATGATGAGAAGAACCTGAAAGAGTGCTACATGTTCGATGGTGCAGACACCCCAGgagctcctctgctgctttattttcctctagTGAATGACACCTTCCAAAGATATGTAGCACCTG GCATGTCACGTAGTGCTGCCGAAATGGAACTGGGCAAGGTTGATATCTCCAGTTTCTGGTCTCCATACTCGACGAGGGAGGTCTCCCTGAAAGCAGAAGATTTCAACAAGCTCCTGAAGCTGACTAATTACAACGTCATGAACAACGAGAACATGATTCTTCAGGCCTTGCGCATGGCTGTGGCACGGAAGAAACAAGCTCTGAGCCAGCCAGTTTCACACACACAGTCCTCTGCTTGA